A window of the Cucurbita pepo subsp. pepo cultivar mu-cu-16 chromosome LG01, ASM280686v2, whole genome shotgun sequence genome harbors these coding sequences:
- the LOC111779029 gene encoding sigma factor binding protein 1, chloroplastic-like, with translation MDVIGKKPPKRTKKSAAGFKVVYISSPMKVKTSASKFRSLVQKLTGQDSDAESFMELIAGDRNFQSSAFLDYQILGDDNLIDRDHRLVAGKIETAAYQSLVAPPEDDFVLQNFDASFEEMLHGFFA, from the coding sequence ATGGATGTAATCGGCAAAAAACCGCCGAAGAGAACCAAGAAATCGGCCGCCGGTTTCAAAGTCGTGTACATTTCGAGTCCGATGAAGGTGAAAACCAGCGCCTCGAAGTTTAGATCTCTCGTCCAGAAACTCACCGGCCAGGACTCCGACGCCGAGAGTTTCATGGAACTCATCGCAGGAGATCGGAACTTTCAATCGTCCGCGTTCCTCGATTACCAAATCCTCGGCGATGACAATCTAATTGATCGCGACCATCGTCTTGTGGCGGGAAAGATCGAAACGGCGGCGTATCAATCGTTGGTTGCTCCGCCGGAAGATGATTTTGTTCTGCAGAACTTCGATGCGAGTTTTGAAGAAATGCTCCATGGATTTTTTGCATGA
- the LOC111793269 gene encoding E3 ubiquitin-protein ligase KEG: MKVPCCSVCQNRYNEEDRVPLLLHCGHGFCADCMSRMFIASSDTRLSCPRCRYVSVVGNSIQALRKNFAVLALIHSSSKTAVAASEFDCGFTDDERDDENGDGEVNADEESLSRRRWSGGSCTSTSGGCGPVIDVGVHKDLKLLRQIGEGRRDGVEIWTTVLGGMGNGSTRCRHQVAVKKVAVGDDMDLGWVLEQLESLRRASMWCRNVCTFHGAMEMDGSLYLVMDRCYGSVQSKMQENEGRLTLEQILRYGVDVARGVAELHAAGVVCMNIKPSNLLLDATGHAVVSDYGLAAILKKPMCSKARSDCDSSKTHLCMECAMLSPHYAAPEAWEPVKKSLTFWDDGLGISVESDAWSFACTLVEMCTGSIPWSGLCTEEIYRAVVKAKKLPPQYASIVGVGIPRELWKMIGDCLQFKSVKRPTFNKMLTTFLRYLQEIPRSLSASSDNDLAKCSGPYAIETETSLMSDTEVFRYNLGHLHRLVSDGDSNGVRDLLVKAASRNSSSLISKLLEAQNDEGQTALHLACRRGFAEIVEAILEFKEAKVDILDKDGDPPLVFALAAGSPECVRILIERGANVCSRLREGFGPSIAHVCAYHGQPDCMRELLLAGADPNLVDDEGESVLHRAVTKKYSDCALIILENGGCRSMAILNSKNLTPLHMCVSTCNVVVVKKWMEIATAEEIAEAIDIPSPAGTALCMAAALKKDRESDGRSLVKLLLHAGADPSAQDAQHGRTALHTAAMANDVELVKLILDAGVDVNICNVHNTIPLHVALARGANSCVGLLLSSGANYNLQDDEGDNAFHIAADAAKMIRENLQWLIVMLRNTDAAVEVRNHSGKTLRDFLEALPREWISEELWEALASRGIHLSPTIFAIGDWVKFKRTITAPTYGWQGAKYKSVGFVQSILDRDNLMVSFCSGEVHVLANEVIKVIPLDRGQHVQLKNDVKEPRFGWRGQSRDSIGTVLCVDDDGILRVGFPGASRGWKADPAEMERVEEFKVGDWVRIRPTLTTAKHGLGSVTPGSIGIVYCNRPDGSLLLELSYLPNPWLCEPEEVEPVIPFKIGDRVCVKRSVAEPRYAWGGETHHSVGRISEIESDGLLIIDIPDRPIPWQADPSDIEKVDDFKVGDWVRVKASVSSPKYGWEDISRNSIGVIHILEEDVEMGIAFCFRSKLFVCSVTDVEKVPPFEIGQEIHILPSVTQPRLGWSNETPATVGKIARVDMDGGLNVKVAGRPSLWKVCPGDAEQLSGFEVGDWVRSKPNTGNRPTYDWNIAGRDSFAVVHSVQDYLFLELACCTRRNRWLAHASDVEKVPCYKVGQYVRFRPGLSEPMWGWRGARSDSRGIITSVHSDGEVRVAFFGVAGLWRGDPADLEIEQMFEAGEWVRLRENSNKWKSIGPGSIGVVQGLRFEGDEWNGRISVLFCGEQESWVDSITHLERVDQLAVGQKVRVKLSINQPRFGWSGHNSDSVGMISAIDADGKLKIYTAAGSKAWMLDPAEVESIQEEEFHVRDWVRVKPSVSTPTYQWGEVNHLSIGVVHRKENGELFVSFCFMEKKLWLCKAWEMERVRPFKIGDKVKIREGLVAPRWGWGMETHASKGQVVGVDANGKLRIKFRWREGKPWIGDPADIVLDEN, from the exons ATGAAAGTTCCCTGTTGTTCCGTGTGCCAGAATCGGTACAACGAGGAAGATAGAGTGCCGCTTTTACTTCACTGCGGCCATGGTTTCTGTGCGGACTGTATGTCTCGGATGTTCATAGCTTCGTCCGACACGAGGCTGTCGTGTCCGAGATGTCGATATGTGTCGGTGGTAGGGAATTCCATTCAAGCCCTGCGCAAGAACTTTGCGGTACTTGCATTGATTCACTCCAGCTCGAAAACGGCAGTAGCGGCGTCGGAATTCGATTGTGGTTTCACGGATGATGAGAGAGACGATGAAAACGGCGATGGTGAGGTGAATGCCGATGAGGAATCGCTTTCTCGCCGCCGTTGGAGTGGCGGATCCTGTACGTCGACCTCGGGAGGGTGCGGGCCGGTGATAGATGTTGGAGTACATAAGGATTTGAAGCTATTGCGTCAAATAGGGGAGGGTCGAAGGGATGGCGTTGAAATATGGACTACGGTGCTTGGCGGCATGGGAAATGGGAGCACAAGGTGTAGACATCAGGTTGCTGTGAAGAAAGTGGCAGTGGGTGATGATAtggatttgggttgggttcttGAGCAGCTCGAGAGCTTGCGGCGGGCTTCCATGTGGTGTAGGAATGTGTGTACATTTCATGGGGCAATGGAAATGGATGGCTCCTTGTATCTGGTTATGGATAGGTGTTACGGTTCTGTTCAATCCAAGATGCAGGAGAACGAGGGGCGTCTGACATTGGAGCAAATACTGAG GTACGGTGTGGACGTTGCAAGAGGTGTGGCTGAACTGCATGCTGCTGGTGTTGTATGTATGAACATAAAACCATCAAACCTTCTTTTGGATGCTACTGGTCATGCAGTGGTTTCTGATTATGGACTTGCTGCTATACTAAAGAAGCCTATGTGCTCAAAAGCTAGATCAGATTGTGATTCATCGAAGACGCATTTGTGCATGGAATGTGCGATGCTAAGTCCACATTATGCTGCTCCTGAAGCGTGGGAGCCTGTTAAGAAGTCACTGACGTTCTGGGACGATGGGCTTGGTATTTCTGTAGAATCGGATGCTTGGAGTTTTGCCTGTACGTTGGTGGAAATGTGTACCGGTTCTATCCC ATGGTCTGGTTTATGCACGGAGGAAATTTACCGAGCCGTTGTAAAGGCTAAGAAACTACCTCCACAATATGCAAGCATTGTAGGTGTCGGGATACCTAGAGAATTGTGGAAAATGATCGGTGACTGCTTGCAGTTCAAGTCTGTGAAAAGGCCTACATTCAACAAAATGCTAACGACATTCCTTCGCTATCTGCAAGAGATTCCACGGAGCCTTTCTGCAAGTTCTGATAA TGACTTGGCTAAATGCTCTGGACCCTATGCCATAGAAACTGAAACCTCTCTCATGTCTGATACTGAAGTTTTTCGTTATAACCTTGGTCATCTGCATCGTCTTGTGTCTGATGGAGACAGCAATGGTGTTAG AGATCTTCTTGTAAAAGCTGCATCGAGAAACAGTAGCAGCTTAATCTCTAAATTGTTAGAAGCTCAAAATGACGAGGGTCAAACGGCTCTCCACCTGGCCTGTCGACGTGGCTTTGCTGAAATTGTAGAGGCTATTTTGGAGTTCAAGGAGGCTAAGGTCGACATTTTGGACAAAGATGGGGATCCTCCACTAGTGTTTGCTTTAGCTGCTGGATCCCCAGAATGTGTTCGTATTCTCATTGAAAGAGGTGCAAACGTTTGTTCTAGACTGAGGGAAGGGTTCGGGCCGTCCATTGCTCATGTCTGTGCCTATCATGGCCAACCTGATTGCATGCGT GAGTTACTGTTGGCTGGAGCTGACCCGAATCTAGTTGACGATGAAGGTGAATCAGTTCTGCACAGAGCAGTCACCAAGAAGTATTCGGATTGCGCTCTGATAATTTTGGAGAACGGGGGATGTAGATCAATGGCTATATTGAATTCAAAAAATCTTAC ACCCTTGCACATGTGCGTGTCAACGTGTAATGTCGTCGTCGTTAAAAAGTGGATGGAAATTGCAACCGCTGAAGAGATTGCTGAGGCAATTGACATTCCGAGCCCAGCTGGAACCGCATTGTGTATGGCTGCTGCTCTAAAAAAAGATCGTGAAAGTG ATGGAAGAAGTCTAGTTAAGCTATTGCTTCATGCTGGAGCAGATCCATCTGCCCAGGATGCCCAGCATGGTCGGACAGCTCTTCACACTGCCGCTATGGCTAACGATGTCGAATTGGTTAAG CTTATTCTTGATGCTGGGGTGGATGTCAACATCTGCAATGTGCACAATACAATACCCCTTCATGTAGCATTAGCCCGTGGAGCGAACTCATGTGTTGGATTGCTCTTGTCTTCCGGGGCAAATTATAATTTGCAG GACGATGAAGGCGATAACGCTTTCCATATTGCAGCAGATGCAGCCAAAATGATACGTGAAAATCTTCAGTGGCTCATTGTGATGCTCAGGAACACAGATGCTGCTGTTGAAGTCAGAAACCACAG TGGCAAGACGTTGCGTGATTTTTTGGAGGCCCTTCCTCGGGAATGGATATCTGAAGAATTGTGGGAGGCGTTGGCGTCTAGGGGCATTCATCTGTCTCCTACAAT ATTCGCAATTGGCGACTGggtaaaattcaaaagaacgaTTACAGCTCCGACTTATGGTTGGCAAGGTGCGAAGTATAAGAGCGTTGGTTTTGTGCAAAGCATCTTGGACAGGGACAACCTCATGGTTTCATTTTGCTCCGGAGAAGTTCACGTGTTAGCAAACGAAGTTATAAAAGTCATCCCGCTGGATAGAGGACAACATGTCCAACttaaaaatgatgtaaaagAGCCCAG GTTTGGGTGGCGTGGACAATCCCGTGACAGTATTGGAACTGTTTTATGTGTAGACGACGATGGAATCCTCCGTGTTGGATTCCCTGGAGCATCGAGAGGATGGAAAGCTGATCCTGCTGAAATGGAAAGAGTCGAAGAATTTAAGGTTGGAGACTGGGTTCGCATCCGTCCGACTCTCACTACAGCGAAGCATGGGTTAGGATCTGTAACGCCAGGGAGCATTGGTATAGTTTACTGCAACAGACCTGATGGTAGCTTATTGTTAGAACTAAGCTATCTTCCAAATCCATGGCTTTGTGAACCAGAGGAGGTTGAACCTGTCATTCCTTTTAAG ATCGGTGATCGGGTGTGTGTTAAGCGCTCGGTTGCAGAACCTCGATACGCTTGGGGTGGTGAGACTCATCATAGTGTTGGAAGAATTAGCGAAATTGAGAGTGATGGTCTCCTCATAATCGATATACCGGATCGTCCAATTCCTTGGCAAGCCGATCCTTCCGACATAGAAAAGGTTGATGATTTTAAG GTAGGTGACTGGGTTAGAGTGAAAGCTTCAGTTTCATCTCCAAAATATGGATGGGAGGATATCTCAAGGAACAGCATTGGAGTTATTCATATCTTGGAGGAAGATGTAGAGATGGGCATTGCCTTCTGTTTCAGGAGCAAACTTTTTGTTTGCTCGGTGACCGATGTTGAGAAGGTTCCTCCTTTCGAAATCGGTCAAGAAATACATATTCTGCCTTCTGTCACTCAGCCTCGTCTAGGATGGTCAAACGAAACCCCTGCTACGGTTGGAAAAATAGCTCGAGTCGACATGGACGGTGGATTGAAT GTTAAGGTGGCAGGGAGACCGAGTTTGTGGAAAGTTTGTCCAGGGGATGCCGAACAACTTTCGGGATTTGAAGTCGGTGATTGGGTACGTTCGAAGCCTAATACTGGAAATAGGCCTACTTATGACTGGAATATTGCTGGAAGAGATAGTTTTGCAGTAGTTCATAGTGTACAGGACTATCTATTCCTTGAGTTGGCTTGCTGTACTCGTAGAAACAGGTGGCTTGCTCATGCTTCGGATGTTGAGAAGGTTCCGTGCTATAAAGTTGGGCAGTACGTTCGGTTTCGCCCGGGACTATCTGAGCCAATGTGGGGTTGGAGAGGGGCTCGATCTGATTCACGTGGCATCATAACCAGTGTGCATTCTGATGGTGAAGTTAGGGTGGCGTTTTTTGGTGTCGCCGGGTTGTGGAGGGGCGACCCTGCAGATCTTGAGATCGAACAAATGTTCGAGGCAGGAGAATGGGTGAGATTGAGGGAAAATTCGAACAAATGGAAATCAATAGGACCTGGTAGCATCGGAGTGGTGCAAGGGTTACGGTTTGAAGGGGATGAATGGAATGGAAGAATTAGTGTGCTGTTCTGTGGGGAGCAAGAAAGTTGGGTCGACTCTATTACCCATTTAGAACGGGTGGACCAGTTAGCGGTCGGACAAAAGGTTCGGGTTAAATTGTCGATAAACCAACCAAGATTTGGTTGGTCGGGGCACAATAGTGATAGTGTTGGAATGATATCAGCCATTGATGCAGATGGAAAGCTCAAGATATATACTGCAGCCGGGTCAAAAGCTTGGATGCTGGATCCTGCTGAAGTAGAGTCGATACAAGAAGAGGAATTTCATGTCAGAGACTGGGTTCGAGTCAAGCCTTCCGTTTCGACACCGACCTATCAATGGGGAGAGGTGAATCATCTGAGCATTGGGGTGGTTCATCGCAAGGAAAACGGAGAACTTTTCGTTTCGTTCTGCTTCATGGAGAAGAAGCTATGGCTATGCAAGGCATGGGAAATGGAACGAGTTAGACCATTCAAAATTGGAGACAAAGTGAAGATTAGAGAAGGGCTTGTTGCACCACGTTGGGGATGGGGAATGGAGACTCATGCAAGCAAAGGCCAAGTAGTTGGAGTCGACGCGAACGGGAAGTTGCGAATCAAGTTTCGATGGAGAGAGGGTAAACCATGGATCGGAGATCctgcagatattgttctcgaTGAGAACTAA
- the LOC111790213 gene encoding transcription factor IIIA isoform X1: protein MESGKHNDEGGDKTKNGKSNICQECGAEFRKPAYLKQHMQSHSLERPYICSIDGCEASYRRKDHLTRHLLHHQGLIIKCPIEGCSREFAYISCVNRHLKECHEGGAPPEECQKQFVCPEDGCGKVFRYASQLQKHEHSHFKLDSIEACCAEPGCMKTFTNKKCLQAHMQSCHQYINCEICGEKKLRKNMKQHLRQKHESQGSPEAIPCTHEGCSKVFSTISNLHQHMKVVHLGEKPFACGFPGCGMRFGYKHVRDNHEKKGQHVYTNGDFEAADEQFRSKPRGGRKRIRPTVEMLIRKRITPPSELDFIMIDEEC from the exons ATGGAGAGTGGGAAACATAATGATGAAGGAGGTGATAAgacaaaaaatggaaaatccaATATCTGCCAGGAATGTGGCGCTGAGTTCAGAAAACCTGCTTACTTGAAGCAACATATGCAAAGCCATTCGCTTGAG AGGCCATATATATGTTCCATAGATGGTTGTGAAGCTAGTTACAGAAGAAAGGATCATTTGACTCGCCACCTTCTCCATCATCAAGGATTGATAATCAAGTGCCCTATTGAAGGTTGTAGTCGTGAATTTGCATATATATCGTGTGTAAATAGACACTTAAAAGAATGCCATGAAGGAGGTGCTCCTCCCGAAGAATGTCAGAAGCAGTTTGTTTGCCCTGAAGATGGATGCGGGAAGGTTTTCCGATATGCCTCTCAACTGCAAAAGCATGAACATTCCCATT TTAAGCTAGACTCAATAGAGGCATGTTGTGCTGAACCGGGTTGTATGAAAACATTTACCAACAAGAAATGCCTCCAGGCTCATATGCAGTCCTGCCACCAATACATAAATTGTGAGATTTgtggggaaaaaaaattgaggaagAACATGAAGCAACATCTACGACAAAAGCATGAAAGTCAAGGTTCACCAGAGGCAATTCCTTGTACGCATGAGGGCTGCAGTAAGGTTTTTTCAACA ATTTCAAATCTCCACCAACACATGAAGGTCGTGCATCTCGGTGAAAAACCATTTGCTTGCGGTTTCCCTGGTTGTGGCATGAGATTTGGCTACAAGCATGTTCGAGATAATCATGAGAAGAAGGGCCAGCATGTTTACACTAAT GGGGATTTTGAAGCAGCTGATGAACAATTCCGGTCAAAGCCAAGGGGAGGGAGAAAAAGGATCCGTCCAACCGTTGAAATGCTTATAAGGAAGAGGATTACCCCCCCAAGTGAGTTGGATTTCATCATGATTGATGAGGAATGTTAA
- the LOC111790213 gene encoding transcription factor IIIA isoform X2 — MQRPYICSIDGCEASYRRKDHLTRHLLHHQGLIIKCPIEGCSREFAYISCVNRHLKECHEGGAPPEECQKQFVCPEDGCGKVFRYASQLQKHEHSHFKLDSIEACCAEPGCMKTFTNKKCLQAHMQSCHQYINCEICGEKKLRKNMKQHLRQKHESQGSPEAIPCTHEGCSKVFSTISNLHQHMKVVHLGEKPFACGFPGCGMRFGYKHVRDNHEKKGQHVYTNGDFEAADEQFRSKPRGGRKRIRPTVEMLIRKRITPPSELDFIMIDEEC, encoded by the exons ATGCAGAGGCCATATATATGTTCCATAGATGGTTGTGAAGCTAGTTACAGAAGAAAGGATCATTTGACTCGCCACCTTCTCCATCATCAAGGATTGATAATCAAGTGCCCTATTGAAGGTTGTAGTCGTGAATTTGCATATATATCGTGTGTAAATAGACACTTAAAAGAATGCCATGAAGGAGGTGCTCCTCCCGAAGAATGTCAGAAGCAGTTTGTTTGCCCTGAAGATGGATGCGGGAAGGTTTTCCGATATGCCTCTCAACTGCAAAAGCATGAACATTCCCATT TTAAGCTAGACTCAATAGAGGCATGTTGTGCTGAACCGGGTTGTATGAAAACATTTACCAACAAGAAATGCCTCCAGGCTCATATGCAGTCCTGCCACCAATACATAAATTGTGAGATTTgtggggaaaaaaaattgaggaagAACATGAAGCAACATCTACGACAAAAGCATGAAAGTCAAGGTTCACCAGAGGCAATTCCTTGTACGCATGAGGGCTGCAGTAAGGTTTTTTCAACA ATTTCAAATCTCCACCAACACATGAAGGTCGTGCATCTCGGTGAAAAACCATTTGCTTGCGGTTTCCCTGGTTGTGGCATGAGATTTGGCTACAAGCATGTTCGAGATAATCATGAGAAGAAGGGCCAGCATGTTTACACTAAT GGGGATTTTGAAGCAGCTGATGAACAATTCCGGTCAAAGCCAAGGGGAGGGAGAAAAAGGATCCGTCCAACCGTTGAAATGCTTATAAGGAAGAGGATTACCCCCCCAAGTGAGTTGGATTTCATCATGATTGATGAGGAATGTTAA
- the LOC111790229 gene encoding trihelix transcription factor ASIL1 translates to MEIKPTPSSPLNSETTSPSLLFNHHHHLPSAVDAAAETPSPKKPPASTTGAGDRLKRDEWSEGAVSTLLEAYESKWVLRNRAKLKGHDWEDVARHVSSRADFTKSPKTQTQCKNKIESMKKRYRSESASAASSWPLYHRLHLLLRGNTLTPPPPPPTPVILLDPPPPPPAPPPFLPAQNSLGSNGVDRINPKEDGVDNGRRDESDELSEKSKKMVIETDSSTPAIVYSDKDKVSMRPKQPTKMKNSKKKNKSTRLSTEDSLEQIAGSIRWLAEVVVRSEQARMEMIKDIEKMRAEAEAKRGEMDLKRTQIIANTQLEIAKLFASATKPIDSSLRIGRT, encoded by the exons ATGGAGATCAAACCCACTCCTTCATCCCCACTCAACTCAGAAACCACCTCCCCTTCTCTACTATTtaaccaccaccaccacctccccTCCGCCGTCGACGCCGCCGCCGAAACCCCATCTCCCAAAAAACCCCCTGCTTCCACCACCGGCGCCGGGGACCGGCTGAAACGAGATGAATGGAGCGAAGGCGCAGTGTCCACCCTGCTGGAGGCTTATGAATCGAAATGGGTCCTTAGAAACAGAGCCAAATTGAAGGGTCATGATTGGGAAGACGTGGCCCGCCATGTCTCTTCAAGGGCCGATTTTACCAAATCCCCCAAAACTCAAACCCAGTGTAAGAATAAAATTGAGTCCATGAAAAAAAGGTACCGCTCTGAATCTGCCTCCGCCGCCTCCTCCTGGCCCTTGTACCACCGCCTTCATCTCTTGCTCCGGGGAAACACCCTCACCCCTCCACCGCCGCCTCCGACGCCGGTCATTCTTCTGGATCCTCCCCCACCACCTCCCGCTCCACCGCCGTTTCTGCCGGCGCAAAACTCCCTTGGGTCCAATGGTGTTGATCGGATTAATCCTAAG GAGGATGGGGTTGATAATGGAAGAAGAGATGAATCAGATGAGTTATCAGAGAAGAGCAAGAAGATGGTAATAGAGACAGACAGTAGCACACCAGCAATAGTATACAGTGACAAAGATAAGGTATCAATGAGGCCTAAACAAccaacaaaaatgaagaacagcaagaagaagaataagtcGACGAGGCTGTCGACCGAGGATTCGTTGGAGCAGATCGCCGGGAGCATACGGTGGTTGGCCGAGGTCGTGGTGCGATCGGAGCAAGCTCGAATGGAGATGATAAAAGATATTGAAAAGATGAGAGCTGAAGCAGAGGCTAAAAGAGGCGAAATGGATCTCAAAAGAACACAGATCATTGCAAATACTCAATTGGAGATTGCTAAGCTCTTTGCATCTGCTACCAAACCTATAGATTCTTCACTAAGGATTGGTAGAACTtaa
- the LOC111790237 gene encoding aspartyl protease AED3-like: MKTKSPFFLALLLLLLSISAESLHHHHHHQHPNCNAAADRSSTLQVFHIFSPCSPFRPSKPLSWADNVLQMQAKDQARLQFLSSLVARKSVAPISSARQLIQSPTFVVRAKIGTPAQTLLMALDTSNDAAWIPCSGCVGCPSTTVFSSDKSSSFRPLPCRSPQCNQVPNPSCSSSSCGFNLTYGSSTVAADLVQDNITLANDSVPAYTFGCITKATGSSVPPQGLLGLGRGPLSLLGQSQSLYRSTFSYCLPSFKSTGFSGSLRLGPVAQPKRIKYTPLLRNPRRSSLYYVNLIAIRVGRRIVDIPPSALAFNSATGAGTIIDSGTTFTRLVAPAYTAVRNEFRRRIGNATISSLGGFDTCYTVPIISPTITFMFAGMNVTLPPDNFLLHSSAGTTTCLAMAAAPDNVNSVLNVIASMQQQNHRILFDVPNSRIGVAREPCS, translated from the exons ATGAAGACAAAATCCCCCTTCTTCCTCgctctcctcctccttctcctatCCATATCCGCCGAAtccctccaccaccaccaccaccaccaacacCCCAACTGCAACGCCGCCGCCGACCGCAGCTCCACCCTCCAAGTGTTCCACATTTTCAGCCCCTGTTCCCCCTTCCGCCCCTCCAAGCCACTGTCATGGGCCGACAATGTGCTCCAAATGCAGGCCAAGGACCAAGCCCGCCTCCAATTCCTGTCCTCCCTTGTCGCCCGCAAGTCCGTCGCCCCCATTTCCTCCGCCCGCCAGCTCATCCAGAGCCCCACCTTCGTGGTCCGGGCCAAGATCGGCACCCCTGCTCAGACCCTCCTCATGGCCCTCGATACCAGCAACGACGCCGCTTGGATTCCCTGTTCCGGCTGTGTCGGCTGCCCTTCCACCACCGTCTTCTCCTCCGATAAGTCCTCCTCCTTCCGCCCCCTCCCCTGCCGATCCCCTCAATGCAACCAG GTACCGAACCCCAGTTGCAGCAGTAGCTCGTGCGGCTTCAACTTGACGTACGGAAGCTCGACTGTAGCGGCGGATCTGGTTCAAGACAACATAACTCTGGCCAACGACTCGGTTCCGGCTTACACATTTGGGTGCATCACGAAGGCGACGGGTAGTTCAGTGCCGCCGCAGGGACTATTGGGCCTGGGTCGAGGCCCATTATCGCTTTTGGGCCAGAGCCAGAGTCTGTACCGGTCCACATTCTCGTACTGCCTTCCGAGCTTCAAATCGACCGGCTTTTCTGGGTCGTTGCGTCTTGGGCCTGTGGCCCAGCCCAAGAGGATTAAGTACACGCCGCTGCTCCGAAACCCGAGGCGGTCGTCTTTGTATTATGTGAATCTAATCGCCATCAGAGTCGGCCGGCGAATCGTCGATATTCCTCCCTCTGCTCTTGCTTTTAACTCCGCCACCGGCGCCGGCACCATCATCGACTCCG GGACGACATTCACAAGGCTGGTGGCACCGGCGTATACGGCGGTGAGGAACGAATTCCGGCGAAGAATAGGCAACGCAACCATCTCATCCCTCGGCGGCTTCGACACGTGCTACACAGTCCCCATCATCTCTCCCACCATAACCTTCATGTTCGCCGGAATGAACGTCACTCTTCCGCCGGACAACTTCCTCCTCCACAGCTCCGCCGGAACCACCACCTGCCTCGCCATGGCCGCCGCCCCGGATAACGTCAACTCCGTACTCAACGTCATTGCCAGCATGCAGCAGCAGAACCACCGCATTCTCTTCGACGTTCCCAATTCCCGAATCGGCGTCGCCCGCGAACCCTGCTCTTAA